Proteins from a single region of Erythrobacter sp.:
- a CDS encoding sigma-54 dependent transcriptional regulator: MALEILIVDDERDIRELVAGVLGDEGYVCRTAADSTEALAAIDERRPSLVLLDVWLHGSQMDGLELLDAIKAREPGLPVIIFSGHGNIDTAVAAVGRGAMDFIEKPFEAERLLLLVERATETERLRRENSRLREGSWSSAEFTGNSPTINSVRATLKRVSNTGSRVLISGPPGAGKEVAARLLHAWSGRANGAFVLVNSARITPERFEQELFGEEVNGKQVRPGLLELADGGTLYLDEIADMPLSTQARILRVLTDQSFVRVGGTRQIGVDVRVVSSTTRDLTVEMAEKRFREDLFYRLNVVPVAIPSLAQRREDIPVLAEHFFTRYSNDQGLAPPEISSEAMAALQAYDWPGNVRQLRNVVERTIIMTPREKLTTVEPDMLPPEITGGQIGMTGENLSAIMGVPLREARESFEREYLAIQIRRFSGNISKTASFIGMERSALHRKLKLLGMADRRDDSEGGGEGEGE; the protein is encoded by the coding sequence ATGGCGCTCGAAATCCTGATCGTCGATGACGAACGCGATATCCGCGAACTGGTCGCGGGCGTGCTCGGCGATGAAGGCTATGTCTGCCGCACCGCAGCCGACAGCACCGAGGCGCTGGCCGCGATCGACGAGCGCCGGCCGAGCCTCGTGCTGCTCGACGTGTGGCTTCACGGCAGCCAGATGGACGGGCTCGAACTGCTCGATGCGATCAAGGCGCGCGAGCCGGGCCTGCCGGTGATCATCTTCTCCGGCCATGGCAATATCGACACGGCGGTTGCTGCGGTCGGGCGCGGGGCGATGGACTTCATCGAAAAGCCCTTCGAGGCCGAGCGCCTGCTGCTGCTGGTCGAACGCGCGACCGAGACCGAAAGGCTGCGGCGCGAGAACTCGCGTCTGCGCGAAGGCAGTTGGTCGAGCGCCGAATTCACCGGCAATTCGCCCACCATCAACTCCGTGCGCGCAACCTTGAAGCGGGTCTCCAACACCGGCAGCCGGGTGCTGATTTCCGGGCCTCCGGGAGCAGGCAAGGAAGTTGCCGCGCGCTTGCTCCACGCATGGAGCGGGCGGGCCAATGGCGCTTTCGTGCTGGTCAACTCGGCGCGCATCACACCCGAGCGCTTCGAGCAGGAATTGTTCGGCGAGGAAGTGAACGGCAAACAGGTGCGCCCGGGCCTGCTCGAACTCGCTGATGGCGGAACGCTCTATCTCGACGAAATCGCCGACATGCCGCTCTCCACCCAGGCGCGGATACTGCGTGTGCTGACCGACCAGAGCTTCGTGCGCGTGGGCGGCACGCGGCAGATCGGGGTGGATGTGCGCGTGGTCTCCTCGACCACCCGCGATCTCACCGTGGAAATGGCGGAAAAGCGGTTCCGCGAAGACCTGTTCTATCGCCTTAATGTGGTGCCCGTGGCGATCCCCTCGCTGGCCCAGCGGCGCGAGGATATTCCCGTGCTGGCCGAGCATTTCTTCACCCGCTACTCCAATGATCAGGGCCTTGCCCCGCCGGAGATTTCGAGCGAGGCGATGGCGGCGTTGCAGGCCTATGACTGGCCGGGCAATGTCCGCCAGCTGCGCAACGTGGTCGAGCGCACGATCATCATGACCCCGCGCGAAAAGCTCACCACTGTCGAGCCCGACATGCTCCCGCCGGAGATCACCGGGGGGCAGATCGGGATGACGGGGGAGAACCTCTCGGCCATCATGGGCGTGCCGCTGCGCGAGGCGCGGGAGAGCTTCGAGCGGGAATATCTGGCGATCCAGATCCGCCGCTTCTCGGGCAATATCTCGAAAACCGCGAGCTTCATCGGGATGGAACGCTCCGCGCTCCACCGCAAGCTCAAGCTGCTCGGTATGGCTGACCGGCGGGACGACAGCGAAGGCGGCGGCGAAGGCGAGGGCGAGTAA
- the mazG gene encoding nucleoside triphosphate pyrophosphohydrolase — MSELADLPPLERLLAIMARLRDPDAGCDWDLAQDFGTIAPYTIEEAYEVADAIARSDMIDLRDELGDLLFQVVFHARMAEEAGHFSFADVAAAISDKMLARHPHVFADAGGAMTEARWEDLKETERAAKGVTSALDGVALSLPALMRAQKLQKRAARTGFDWPDPRGSELKIAEEIDELKAATSEADRFEEAGDLLFAVVNFVRAHGISAEDALRAANAKFERRFRGMEHLAGEDFPKLSLEAQEELWQRAKKGEQVT, encoded by the coding sequence ATGAGCGAGCTTGCCGATCTCCCCCCTCTCGAGCGTTTGCTGGCGATCATGGCGCGCTTGCGCGATCCTGACGCTGGTTGTGATTGGGACCTCGCGCAGGACTTCGGTACCATCGCGCCCTATACGATCGAGGAAGCTTACGAAGTCGCGGACGCAATCGCGCGCTCCGACATGATCGACCTGCGTGACGAACTTGGCGACCTGCTCTTCCAGGTCGTGTTCCACGCCCGCATGGCCGAGGAAGCCGGACACTTCTCCTTCGCCGATGTCGCCGCGGCAATCAGTGACAAGATGCTCGCGCGCCATCCGCATGTCTTTGCCGATGCCGGCGGTGCTATGACCGAAGCCCGCTGGGAAGATCTCAAGGAAACCGAGCGCGCTGCGAAGGGCGTCACCAGCGCACTGGACGGTGTCGCATTGTCGCTGCCAGCCTTGATGCGCGCCCAGAAACTCCAGAAGCGCGCCGCGCGCACCGGCTTCGACTGGCCCGATCCCAGGGGCTCGGAATTGAAGATCGCCGAGGAAATCGATGAACTTAAGGCCGCCACCTCGGAGGCAGACAGGTTCGAGGAAGCCGGTGACCTGCTGTTCGCCGTGGTCAACTTCGTCCGCGCCCACGGGATCAGCGCCGAGGATGCCTTGCGTGCGGCCAATGCCAAGTTCGAACGGCGCTTCCGCGGGATGGAACATCTGGCCGGAGAGGACTTTCCCAAGCTCTCGCTCGAAGCTCAGGAGGAATTGTGGCAACGCGCCAAGAAAGGCGAGCAAGTCACTTGA
- the hflX gene encoding GTPase HflX yields MTRGARALVLCPDIKALRYDLDARERLAEAEGLALAIGIVVSHSAILPIRKMQPNTLFGSGQVENIAIWCEQYEAELVIVDGALTPIQQRNLEDRLKRKVIDRTGLILEIFGERAATAEGRLQVELAHLDYQQSRLVRSWTHLERQRGGFGFLGGPGETQIEADRRMIRQRMGRLRRELEQVRKTRTLHRERRGRAPWPVIALVGYTNAGKSTLFNRLTGAEVMAEDLLFATLDPTMRAIRLAGVEKAILSDTVGFISDLPTQLVAAFRATLEEVTGADVICHVRDMANSSHAAQKKQVMEVLADLGVVDKENGESSIPILEVWNKCDLLDAEALEELRESAEGQGAVILSAVTGEGMADFEARIAGMLTGTAREVSFILPLSDGRRLAWLHAHGDVLAEEDAGDGEAGPQRRITVRLNPKELGQFATLS; encoded by the coding sequence GTGACCCGCGGTGCGCGGGCGCTGGTGCTGTGCCCTGATATCAAGGCGCTGCGCTATGATCTCGACGCGCGCGAGCGCCTCGCCGAGGCCGAAGGGCTGGCCCTGGCGATCGGCATTGTCGTCTCGCATTCGGCGATCCTGCCGATCCGCAAGATGCAGCCCAACACGCTGTTCGGATCGGGTCAGGTCGAGAATATCGCGATCTGGTGCGAGCAGTACGAGGCCGAACTGGTGATCGTCGACGGCGCGCTCACCCCGATCCAGCAGCGCAATCTCGAAGACCGGCTGAAGCGCAAGGTGATCGACCGGACCGGACTGATCCTCGAAATCTTCGGCGAACGCGCGGCGACGGCCGAGGGTCGCTTGCAGGTTGAGCTTGCCCATCTCGATTACCAGCAGAGCCGGCTCGTGCGCAGCTGGACCCACCTTGAACGCCAGCGCGGCGGCTTCGGCTTCCTTGGTGGTCCGGGCGAGACCCAGATCGAGGCTGACCGCCGCATGATCCGCCAGCGCATGGGCCGCCTGCGCCGCGAACTGGAGCAGGTGCGCAAGACCCGCACGCTGCACCGTGAACGCCGCGGGCGCGCGCCCTGGCCGGTGATTGCGCTTGTGGGCTATACCAATGCCGGGAAATCCACGCTTTTCAATCGCTTGACCGGCGCCGAGGTAATGGCCGAGGATCTGCTCTTCGCCACGCTTGATCCCACCATGCGCGCGATCCGTCTGGCCGGTGTCGAAAAGGCGATCCTCTCCGACACTGTGGGCTTCATTTCCGATCTGCCGACGCAGCTGGTGGCGGCCTTCCGCGCGACACTGGAGGAAGTGACCGGCGCGGATGTGATCTGCCACGTGCGCGACATGGCCAATTCCAGCCATGCAGCGCAGAAGAAGCAGGTGATGGAGGTGCTCGCGGATCTCGGCGTCGTCGACAAGGAGAACGGCGAGAGCTCGATCCCCATCCTTGAAGTCTGGAACAAGTGCGATCTGCTGGACGCTGAAGCTCTTGAGGAATTGCGCGAGAGTGCCGAAGGGCAGGGGGCGGTTATCCTCTCTGCGGTGACGGGCGAGGGGATGGCTGATTTCGAGGCGCGGATCGCCGGCATGCTTACCGGAACCGCGCGGGAGGTGAGCTTCATCCTGCCCCTGTCAGACGGACGGCGCCTCGCCTGGCTTCATGCCCATGGCGATGTGCTGGCCGAAGAGGATGCGGGCGATGGCGAGGCAGGCCCTCAGCGTCGCATTACTGTGCGGCTGAACCCCAAGGAATTGGGGCAATTCGCCACTTTAAGTTAG
- the tmk gene encoding dTMP kinase: MSSARGRFIAFEGGEGAGKSTQARLLAEALRARGIDVVVTREPGGTPGAEAIRSLLLAPPGAEGWMPQAEALLFAAARADHLAHLIRPALARGTWVVCDRFVDSSRAYQGGAGGLGDDAILALHEFGSEGMRPDAVILLEGSEEALAARLAARGNDADAIEGRPAEYHRAVAAAFRALAEGDPQGFARIDAVGTPEDVHTRIMFAIAGLLP; this comes from the coding sequence GTGAGCAGCGCGCGGGGTCGCTTTATCGCCTTCGAGGGCGGGGAGGGGGCGGGCAAGTCCACGCAGGCACGGCTGCTGGCCGAAGCCTTGCGTGCGCGCGGGATCGATGTCGTCGTCACGCGCGAGCCGGGCGGCACCCCGGGGGCCGAGGCGATCCGATCGCTTCTGCTCGCCCCGCCAGGTGCCGAAGGCTGGATGCCGCAGGCCGAAGCCCTGCTGTTCGCTGCCGCCCGGGCCGATCACCTCGCGCACCTGATCCGTCCGGCGCTCGCCCGCGGCACATGGGTGGTCTGCGACCGCTTCGTCGATTCAAGCCGCGCCTATCAGGGCGGGGCTGGCGGACTGGGGGACGACGCGATCCTTGCGCTCCACGAGTTCGGCAGCGAGGGGATGAGGCCCGATGCGGTCATCCTGCTCGAAGGCAGCGAGGAAGCACTCGCCGCACGCCTTGCCGCACGCGGCAATGACGCCGATGCCATCGAAGGCCGGCCGGCGGAGTATCACCGCGCCGTCGCCGCGGCCTTCCGCGCTCTGGCGGAAGGGGACCCGCAAGGCTTTGCCCGGATCGATGCCGTGGGCACGCCCGAGGACGTCCATACGCGGATCATGTTTGCCATCGCGGGGCTTCTTCCGTGA
- a CDS encoding TatD family hydrolase: protein MLVDSHCHLEYKGLVEDREGVLERARAAGIGAFLNISTRQSEWDQVVGTAAREPDVFASVGIHPHEADAHQDLGRAALLEATQHPKVIAIGETGLDYYYDKSDREAQKSLFRMHIDVARETQLPLIIHTRDAEEDTHAILAEEMGKGAFPALIHCFTASADFADKVLALGLTISLSGIVTFKNARELQEVAKVIPEDRLLVETDSPFLAPVPHRGRVCEPAYVADTAAFVAGLRGTDVEHLKQVTTKNFFNLFSKARP from the coding sequence ATGCTGGTCGATAGCCATTGCCACCTCGAATACAAAGGCCTCGTCGAGGACCGCGAGGGCGTGTTGGAGCGCGCGCGGGCGGCGGGCATCGGCGCCTTCCTCAATATCTCGACCCGCCAGAGCGAGTGGGATCAGGTGGTCGGTACCGCCGCGCGCGAGCCCGATGTGTTCGCCTCTGTCGGCATCCACCCGCACGAGGCGGACGCGCATCAGGATCTTGGTCGCGCCGCCCTGCTGGAAGCGACGCAGCACCCCAAGGTGATCGCGATCGGCGAAACCGGGCTCGACTACTATTACGACAAGTCGGACAGAGAGGCGCAGAAGTCGCTGTTCCGCATGCATATTGATGTTGCGCGCGAAACCCAGTTGCCCCTCATCATCCATACCCGCGATGCCGAAGAAGATACCCACGCGATCCTTGCCGAGGAGATGGGGAAGGGGGCCTTCCCCGCGCTGATCCACTGCTTCACCGCCTCGGCCGATTTCGCCGACAAGGTGCTCGCGCTGGGGCTGACGATCTCGCTTTCCGGGATCGTCACGTTCAAGAACGCGCGCGAATTGCAGGAGGTCGCCAAGGTGATCCCCGAGGATCGCCTGCTGGTCGAGACCGACAGCCCCTTCCTCGCACCCGTGCCGCATCGGGGGAGGGTGTGCGAGCCGGCCTATGTGGCTGATACCGCCGCCTTCGTCGCGGGCTTGCGCGGAACGGATGTGGAACACCTGAAACAGGTTACCACCAAGAACTTCTTCAATCTTTTCAGCAAGGCACGCCCGTGA
- a CDS encoding DNA polymerase III subunit delta' has translation MTDWPNHDEAWRQWRDALGGERMHHGWLLAGKAGLGKRDFAMAAARELVAEPGIPQPSGDHPDIITLTYGPKDDKAERAAADGKPFELARSIRIKQIRAMQRRLVTRPTLGSRRAIIIDPADDMEKAAANALLKSLEEPPAGTFFLLVTHRPARLLPTIRSRCRTLRFPALSDSQLAAMLADEGLPPDPGAIAAAEGSFGAALRFAAQDLAPIAKVISALVAAGDSGMTGRGELARLIGPRADRERVQAVLDLAQSLVARAARASEDSERRLRLADTHAALFSLAAEAPTANFDPGMLPFEIGSLLVAAAPASEPAHG, from the coding sequence GTGACGGACTGGCCCAATCATGACGAGGCGTGGCGTCAGTGGCGCGATGCTCTGGGTGGGGAGCGGATGCATCATGGCTGGCTGCTCGCGGGCAAGGCCGGCCTCGGCAAGCGCGACTTCGCCATGGCCGCCGCGCGCGAATTGGTGGCAGAGCCCGGCATCCCGCAGCCTTCGGGCGATCACCCCGATATCATCACGCTCACCTATGGTCCCAAGGACGACAAGGCCGAGCGCGCCGCCGCCGATGGCAAACCCTTCGAGCTCGCGCGTTCGATCCGCATCAAGCAGATCCGCGCCATGCAGCGCCGCCTTGTCACCCGCCCGACGCTGGGGAGCCGCCGCGCGATCATCATCGACCCGGCCGACGACATGGAAAAGGCCGCCGCCAACGCATTGCTCAAGAGCCTTGAGGAGCCGCCCGCCGGCACGTTCTTCCTGCTGGTAACCCACCGTCCCGCGCGCCTGCTGCCGACCATCCGATCGCGTTGCCGCACCTTGCGCTTTCCCGCGCTCTCGGACAGCCAGCTTGCCGCGATGCTGGCGGATGAAGGCCTTCCGCCCGATCCCGGTGCGATCGCTGCGGCGGAGGGGTCCTTCGGCGCGGCCCTGCGGTTTGCCGCGCAGGATCTCGCGCCCATTGCCAAAGTGATTTCGGCACTCGTCGCCGCCGGTGACAGCGGGATGACCGGACGCGGCGAGCTTGCACGATTGATCGGCCCAAGGGCTGATCGCGAGCGGGTGCAGGCTGTGCTCGATCTGGCGCAGTCGCTCGTCGCGCGGGCCGCGCGGGCAAGCGAGGACAGCGAGCGCCGCCTGCGCCTTGCCGATACCCACGCCGCGCTGTTCAGCCTCGCCGCCGAGGCACCGACCGCCAATTTCGATCCCGGGATGCTCCCCTTCGAGATCGGCAGCTTGCTTGTCGCGGCCGCCCCCGCTAGCGAACCGGCCCATGGCTGA
- the metG gene encoding methionine--tRNA ligase, whose product MAETDTTPFYITTAISYPNGRPHIGHAYEAIAADVIARFQRLMGRRVRFQTGTDEHGLKMARKAEEQGRTPSELADEMSGYFREMCDALNVSYDRFIRTSEPDHHRASQAIWQAMEAAGDLYLDCYEGWYSVRDEAYYDASELVEGEGGAKLSPQGTPVEWTVEESWFFRLSKYQGQLLELLKTPGFLEPASRRNEMIAFVEQGLRDLSVSRTSFDWGVKVPGSEGHVMYVWVDALTNYLTGLGYPEDMGDFWPASLHLIGKDIVRFHTIYWPAFLMSANLALPKQVFGHGFLLNRGQKESKSLGNVTDPLELAETFGVDALRYFLMREVAFGQDGSYSPEAIVLRANGELGNAFGNLAQRTLGFIAKNLEGYLPAIHGHQDADSALFETVDRAISTEIPQAFESLALQQAVEAWLQAVFACNAYIDAQAPWTLRKTDPKRMETVLATLYICIAQLAVAISPVIPASASKLLDMLGIPENLRDLEGIRGHWYSPLAESNYQLAPPTPLFPRLELPAEEASA is encoded by the coding sequence ATGGCTGAGACCGACACCACTCCCTTCTACATCACCACCGCGATCTCCTATCCCAACGGGCGGCCGCATATCGGCCATGCCTATGAGGCGATTGCGGCCGACGTGATAGCGCGCTTCCAGCGGCTGATGGGCCGCCGCGTGCGGTTCCAGACCGGCACCGACGAGCACGGGCTGAAGATGGCCCGCAAGGCCGAGGAGCAGGGCCGCACTCCGTCCGAGCTTGCCGACGAAATGTCCGGCTATTTCCGCGAGATGTGCGATGCTTTGAATGTGTCCTATGACCGTTTCATCCGGACGTCGGAACCCGATCATCACCGCGCCAGTCAGGCGATCTGGCAGGCGATGGAAGCTGCGGGCGATCTCTATCTAGATTGCTACGAAGGCTGGTACTCGGTCCGTGACGAGGCCTATTACGACGCGAGCGAACTGGTCGAGGGCGAGGGCGGGGCAAAGCTCTCCCCGCAAGGCACGCCGGTCGAATGGACGGTCGAGGAAAGCTGGTTCTTCCGACTTTCGAAGTATCAAGGCCAACTGCTTGAATTGCTGAAGACGCCGGGCTTCCTCGAACCGGCGAGCCGCCGCAACGAGATGATCGCCTTTGTCGAACAGGGCCTGCGCGATCTTTCGGTCAGCCGCACCTCTTTCGACTGGGGCGTGAAGGTGCCCGGCAGCGAGGGGCATGTCATGTATGTGTGGGTCGATGCGCTCACCAACTATCTGACGGGTCTCGGCTATCCTGAAGACATGGGTGATTTCTGGCCCGCCAGCCTGCACCTGATCGGCAAGGACATCGTGCGCTTCCACACGATTTACTGGCCCGCCTTCCTGATGAGCGCCAATCTGGCGCTGCCAAAGCAGGTTTTCGGCCACGGCTTCCTGCTCAACCGCGGGCAGAAGGAATCGAAGTCGCTCGGCAATGTCACCGATCCGCTTGAACTGGCGGAGACTTTCGGTGTCGATGCCTTGCGCTATTTCCTGATGCGCGAAGTCGCCTTCGGTCAGGACGGGTCGTACTCGCCTGAAGCGATTGTGCTGCGCGCCAATGGCGAACTCGGCAATGCCTTCGGCAACCTTGCGCAGCGCACGCTGGGCTTCATCGCCAAAAACCTCGAAGGCTATCTTCCTGCGATCCACGGGCACCAGGATGCCGACAGCGCGCTGTTCGAGACGGTTGATCGTGCGATCTCGACGGAGATTCCTCAGGCATTCGAAAGTCTTGCGCTTCAGCAGGCGGTCGAAGCCTGGCTTCAGGCCGTGTTCGCCTGCAACGCCTATATCGACGCGCAGGCACCGTGGACCTTGCGCAAGACCGATCCCAAACGGATGGAGACAGTGCTCGCCACGCTTTACATCTGCATCGCGCAGCTTGCCGTAGCGATCAGCCCGGTGATCCCGGCAAGCGCTTCCAAGCTGCTCGATATGCTCGGTATTCCGGAAAATCTTCGCGATCTCGAAGGTATCCGCGGCCACTGGTATTCGCCACTGGCCGAGAGCAACTACCAGCTCGCCCCGCCGACCCCGCTGTTCCCGCGGCTCGAACTGCCGGCGGAGGAGGCATCCGCCTGA
- the hfq gene encoding RNA chaperone Hfq has translation MSTGRTLSPRPVTRTAAPAETRGSDGGAGRQGNLQDAFLNLLRKNKIPVTMFLVKGVKLQGIVTWFDNFSILLRRDGQSQLVYKHAISTIMPGQSLDPEQFASGAGGRKPKLLQDVFLSRVAEAEVQVTMFLVNGVMLQGRIAAYDLFCMMLERDGAVQLAYKHAVSTIQPAGAVDLSVDGDDEFDDDGADD, from the coding sequence ATGTCCACAGGGCGAACGCTCTCCCCTCGTCCGGTCACCCGCACAGCCGCTCCGGCAGAAACGCGCGGGTCAGATGGCGGCGCAGGCCGTCAGGGCAATCTTCAGGACGCCTTCCTCAACCTGCTGCGCAAGAACAAGATTCCCGTCACCATGTTCCTGGTGAAGGGCGTGAAGCTGCAGGGGATTGTCACCTGGTTCGACAATTTCTCGATCCTGCTGCGCCGCGATGGCCAGTCGCAGCTGGTCTACAAGCACGCGATTTCGACGATCATGCCCGGCCAGTCGCTCGATCCCGAACAATTCGCGAGCGGTGCGGGCGGACGCAAGCCCAAGCTTCTGCAGGACGTGTTCCTCAGCCGCGTCGCGGAGGCCGAGGTGCAGGTGACGATGTTCCTCGTCAACGGCGTGATGCTGCAGGGGCGGATCGCCGCCTATGATCTGTTCTGCATGATGCTGGAACGCGACGGCGCGGTGCAGCTCGCCTACAAGCATGCGGTTTCCACCATCCAGCCCGCAGGGGCGGTCGATCTCAGCGTCGATGGCGACGATGAATTCGATGACGACGGGGCCGACGACTGA
- a CDS encoding MBL fold metallo-hydrolase, whose amino-acid sequence MKLVMLGSGTSTGVPRLGGPDGTGDWGDCDPDEPRNRRTRVSILVESDEGRRLLVDTSSDCRAQLLANRIGSIDAVFWTHDHADHCHGIDDLRVLRYGRAGPIPGFASSETVRRLRQRFGYVFAGQEGYPTICTIDTLDRLKMIAGFGVEWCQMEHGPGETTAFRFEADGKSIGYATDFSAISDDMIDLFYKVDILVSDCLRREPHPTHAHLGMAIELGETCKAGRVVLSHLDKSMDYRALCDEVPDFVTVGYDCLEITA is encoded by the coding sequence GTGAAGCTGGTGATGCTCGGTTCTGGCACCTCGACCGGGGTGCCGCGACTGGGCGGGCCGGATGGCACCGGCGACTGGGGCGATTGCGATCCGGACGAGCCGCGCAACCGCCGCACACGGGTTTCGATCCTGGTCGAGAGCGATGAAGGCCGTCGGTTGCTGGTCGATACCTCGTCCGATTGCCGCGCACAGCTGCTCGCCAACCGGATCGGCAGCATCGACGCGGTGTTCTGGACCCATGATCATGCCGATCACTGCCACGGCATCGATGATTTGCGGGTGCTGCGCTATGGCCGTGCCGGCCCGATCCCGGGTTTTGCCTCAAGCGAAACCGTGCGGCGATTGCGCCAGCGCTTCGGCTATGTGTTTGCCGGGCAGGAAGGCTATCCCACGATCTGCACCATCGACACGCTCGACCGGTTGAAGATGATCGCGGGTTTCGGCGTCGAGTGGTGCCAGATGGAGCATGGACCGGGCGAAACTACCGCTTTCCGCTTTGAAGCTGATGGAAAATCCATTGGCTATGCCACAGATTTTAGTGCAATTTCCGATGACATGATCGATTTGTTCTACAAGGTCGATATTCTCGTGAGCGACTGTCTGCGCCGCGAACCGCATCCTACGCATGCGCATCTTGGGATGGCGATCGAACTCGGCGAGACCTGCAAGGCCGGCCGCGTGGTGCTTAGCCATCTCGACAAGAGCATGGATTATCGCGCGCTGTGCGATGAGGTGCCGGATTTCGTAACCGTCGGATATGACTGTCTGGAGATCACGGCTTGA